DNA sequence from the Thamnophis elegans isolate rThaEle1 chromosome 4, rThaEle1.pri, whole genome shotgun sequence genome:
CCTATTTTGTTGCCTGCCTCATCCCGTAAATCTATTTTACTATCTCACTATATGTTACTCTCATGATTACAACTTAAAAATATCTAGCAATTAGGAGAAGGTGCTGTCTTTTCTAGTGCTGCCAGAGATAAATATATTACTTCATATCCAAACACTGTTTTTCACATTGTAGCATTTTAAAGACTATAACATAATAAATACTGAAATTTTTGACAAAGGTAAGACAAGATCGGTGCTCCGTTCATTCTGGGACTATCTTTGAAAAAACATATAACTATTTTATGAtgcactagctggatacctgtgcttcataAGTAAACCATGTGATCGGCTACGCAGGAAAAATTGGATCAGTGGTGGTAGGTGATTGAAACAATAAGGGCATATTGCTCCGCTGCCTTGAGTCCAAAGTTtatagtactgtaaggagccccagagtCCTCCTGAGTGAAAGAggggaatgtctgccagtttgaattgAAGTAAcaggaatgtgaggcaactggcagttggaacagttcttttcaggtggggagggggagtagaacttagCATCAGAGcctgttaattactgtataagaaatactaatgatctgagggtcatttcgaaaaatcctttcctagtgagcacctagaagccaagggaagcatacgtgccaaatttcaagtttgtaggcttgaAATGTAggcggttctggagatttcgggATGAGAGCGtgatatttgccttttatatagagagattattATTATCCTCCTAGCTGGACCTTACTAGGCAGGAGTTTGCCCTGTCTAAGCTCCTGTTTAAATAACTGCCGCTACAGAGTTGAGACTTTTCATCCACTCCTTCCAGATCCCATCAGCGCCCCTCACTCCGTACTCCTGAATCCAAGCTCACCTTCGCATTTATTGGGTAATTTAACCCAGTCGCCGTCATCAGCGACGGCTCCCCCCAGCCCAGCCGGCACCAGCAGCAAGACCAATAAAGCACCGACGCCCGGAACCCGCGAAGCCATCGAGGACCTCCCTTAAGATTGCCACGCCGCCACAGGCACAACAGCCGCACGAACTAATACTCCCAGTCCGCCCTCCGCTTCCGGGATCCTCCTCTTCTAATGTAACTATAACAACCAGCTGTACCAACCAATTGCGGCCACAGTCGTGGCAGGTACCAAAGGACGGCTCGGAATGCTCCGCTTGCCAGCCAATCGAAGGCTCACATAGCGCTCTCATTTCCCCAATAAGCGTGCTTTGTCCTTCTCCTTCTACCCTTGAAGTGCTGCCCTCGTTACTCTCTTATTGGCCGGTCTGACTCCGTCCCTGTTTGTTACGCTCACCCCATTCGTTACAAAAGACGGGATGAATGGGTGGGGGAGGGGCGAAGTGCTCCTTTCTGATTGGACCGAGGTCATGCTGAATGAGATACAGTAGTGAAGTTCGGTGGGCTTACTTTATATTATTCAGGTTTTCCTTTTATTCAAAATAGTAACAGAGAAGATGTGAAATAGATGGGCCTTTCCTTGCTTCGTGCTTATAAATAGATCgagcctggggggaggggaggaaatggaactaaatgagaattctgggagttgtagttgaaCATATCTGGTAGGCACTCTATTTGGAAATAGGCTCCAGACATTTTGCTGCCGAGGCTGAACATAAATTGGCTCCTCTTACTCTAAATGACGACAAATACAATTCAGGATTAgccaaaatattttagaatagaatagaattctttattggccaagtgtgattggacacacatggaatttgtctttagtgcatatgctctcaatgtacataaaaagacaggaTATATTAGTCAAGAATCATGGTActgcacttaatgatagtcatatggtacaaataagcaataaggaaacaatatctatataaatcataaggatacaagcaacaagttgcagcatgcagtcataaatgggaggagatgggtgaattTGAAATGTTATTTCCTGGCAGTACAAATGCAAGAGCAGAACGAGGTTACAGTTTGCTGTCTCTTGCTGGCGTCCAAGGGGAGCTGCCTTAGACAACTGCCTCATCCTGCTTAGGAGTCTTCTTTCTGCAAATGGGCACCCTCCAAATATATAGGACCAATTTCCACAATTTCTTCTCTCTGCTGGATAGAGGAATAGGGAATATGGAAGTTGAAGTGCACCTGTAAGACATCCAGTGTGGGAAAACTCATTTACAAAAATGCAGCGGGTCAGTAGTACATTCCATTGAGCAATGGCACTTTTTCTTAGATAAATTTCTAAATGATTACAATCTTGATTTTGTGGTATCAAATTGTCAtcaactcttagtgaccacatggAAATGAACACCATGATTATAGTAGTAGCCTGGTCCTTTAGTTCTTCCAATAGTGTCCTATGTTGCCATTGactatccaccttgctgctggttgtcctctttccttccttaatGGAAACATAGGTGTTCTGTTGTATCAATATGGCTACAAGtgggaaaatatttaataaaacctCCCCTTGAAGTCCTCACTCTGCTTAAAGCCACATATCTCAAAATTGCAGCCCTTTGTGTCTGGAGAGACAAAAGTTTCTAGGGATCAGATGGTATGGCATAATTCAATTCTTGATATCCAATCCTCATCTATGAAATTGTTTTCTTTGTGGTGCAGAATACAGTAGGGATTATCTGCTGTCCTACTTTCCATCTCTCTTCTCTTACCACAACATACATAGAATATTTAAAACTGGAATAACTAAAGGCTACTTACATTGGAACTGTCCATACAGTACTTATTTCCCATAATACACTTTTCCTGTGATTCTGGGAGATAGTTGCCTTTCAATATTTAGATGTGGACGTATATAAATAAAGTGGATTTTTACCTGTGGTTCCCCCaccatctctccccctctccctccttccctctctgttTTTGCCTGCTTTGTCTCATTTTGCTAGCAGTTGTgtaataaaataaacatcaagCTGTTTTTTTGCTAGCTGAACTACATGACGTGCATGCTTGCTCTGATCCTGCTCCATGTACTGACAGAATAATTATTCAATGCATTTAAGAACAAATAACTGAGCTCATTGTGGGGTTGCCAGAGAGGAAGGagttcaacctgttttccaaagcacctgaaggccagaaaaggaataatggatggaaactgaacaaggagagatttaacctggaaataaggagagttTTTCTGATAGCGAGAACTATCAACCAattgaacaacttgccttcagaagttgtgagagcttcatcactggaagctttcaagaagagactggactgccatcggtcagaaacagtgtagggtctcctaattgggcagggggttgaactagttccctacaaggtcccttccaattctgttaatctgtaaacatctgtatttttaatataaatatacattGGATTGAGTTATTAGTCTTTCATCAAAATATTTGGCTACTTTTTGAGTTATCATCAAGTGATGAAAGACTTGATGATAATTCAAAAGGTAACCAAACATTTGTATGCTTTTAACTTCAAGAACTTTATAAAGTCCTTGTACAAACCTGATAATATGTAATCTGTGGCCCTTCATATGTTCCTGAATTACAGCTGCTGTTTCACTCATCACTGACAGAGCTGGCTGGAGTTAGTGGAAGTTAAAGCTGAGGTCATTTGGAAGAATGTAGGGGGCTTTCCCGTTACAGGCATGTGGCTACATTTGCGCAAGATGCTTACTCATAATTAATCTAGCCATCAATTTAATTAATCAAATTTACTGACTTCGTGTAAAACAGTAAATCTAATCATATTGATTGGATTTGCATAGTCTGCTAAATTAAAATGTGATTAGCTGTTTTGGGGTCCATTGTGTTGTGTGAATGCATTAGTATTTTGGATGTTGAGGGAAACTAAAAGTCAGAGGAATTGTTCCATAAGCTTGTGGCACTAAAGCTGGAATGTCCCTATGCTACAATTAAATAGGTTATTATTCTACAGTTACTGTAAGTGTAAACTTTAGGTTTCCTAATCTGGAGATGCCTGCCCTTGGTTCATTTTTGTAACTCTTCATTTGTCATATATGATAACAAATAATTGTTGACCTACTTATCTTTGCCAGTATATCTGGCAGCATGCAGTCATATTAACTGGGTCACAAATCAGCAGTTGGAAATATGGAACTGTCATCTACTTTCTCCAGGAAATGCCTGACACTTCATAAACTGCACTATTGCACTAAGCTAATGTTAGAAAAGGGTCTTAATATCTTAGCCCCTTCCTTGTTGGCAGGAGAGACAAGTCCTGATCCACGCAAAAATTTACTCCTCTCATTCCAGTTGCCTCTACCTGTTTTGTCATTTTTCCTTTCACCTGTTTCCTTTCAATAATCCCCATCATGTTTACAGTACACTAATCTAAGGATACTTCCGAGCAGCCTGTTTTCCTGCCTTCCCCTACAGGTAAAtaaaaggcagaagataagataACAGTGGGACAACTAAAAAAGGATTCCATTCCCTTCTCCATTTCCCCAGTTCTTAGGATGCTCCCTGCAAAATggctcatgaaaagaaaaacacctCAAGCAAGGATATCAAAGCCTTTATTGAGAGGAAAAAGCATCAATGAACAAAGCAGCCATCTCCGCCCCAGAGGACTAAGGGAACCCACTGAATGGAGGGGGATgctagctgggaaattctgggagttgaaatccgtaCATCTTAGacttgctgagattgagaaacactgctttaatgcATGCTCATCTTTTTTCAAACTTCCACACAAGCTtgaaaaaaatgatgatgatgcttTAATGAATCATAAAtggtttaataaatgaataaggcAGCACATTTTAAATTCTTACATTGTATTAATGATTAAGCAGCAACATGGAATCAGTCCGATGTGTCTTGAGGCCATCAAATGCAGAGTTCCCACTGATTAAAAGTTTTGTCAAAGTTTGCCTTCTTCATCCAGTTTCTGGAACATGGGAGTTAATATCTGTATACTTTGTTATGATCATGGAATTCTGAATGGACATCACAAAATGATAGAATTGGAAGTGATCTCAAGCGTGCTGTAATCGACCTTGTGCTACATTCGTAGGATATCTGATAAACAGATGTCCAATTTCAGTTCATCGCTGTTTGAGGCAGTCTGATCCAGATTCCTTGAAGCatttcatacattttaaaaatagcattggcagttcttttcatttaaaaaaaaattgatcttATAGTAATAATGCACTACAGTTTTGCTTATCTTTTGTAAAGGATGCAGCAGGTCATCAGTACATTAAACATTAGGATCTTGAAGAGCAAAGTTCTGATGGCCAGAATATGTAATTCTTGTGTGCGATTATGCAGAATTTCAGTAGACAACATCTGTTCCTCTACTActataaaaaaagcaaacaagaacTGTATTGCAGAGAAATATTTGTAGCAGATACTTACACATTTTTTGTCCTCATGTTCTCAAATGAAACATTTGATGCTTTTATTAGCTAGCTCTTTGAACTTAAAGTACAATTCAAATCCAGGATGTATTACTGTACATTAAATTGTGAATATGTGTCACTACAGTTTTATAAGTCATTTGCTCTGTTGATTGAAAAaccataaatattattttaatttgcttcttcagcTATTTTAGTCATATATATcatgtaaacaaaaaaaatattattcagaCATGCAACATTCTGATAACATTCTGGGAATTAGTTAAACCTCCTCAATAGGTTTTATgtggaatgattgattgattgatttattcaaTTTCCATAGCCGCCCAAATCAAccaagtgattctgggcagcttacaattttaaaatgataaaacaattaaaaaacattaaaatgattttaacAACCACAAAATCAATAAGCATAAATAGCAACGATGGTGATTAATCAACTAATAGTAAAGCTTAGTAATGGGGCCTTTAACACATTCCAAGCCCCAGGCCAGGGTACACAGTCAAGTTTTTACAGTTTTGCAAAAAGCCAACAGGATTGGGGCCATTTTAACCTTTGAGGAGAGAATATTCCATAAGGCAGGATTATATTTTAAAAGGCTGTCTTCTAGTTCCTAGCAGCTGACACTCTTTGGCTGATGGGATCTACACCATGTTCAATCTGTTGGATTGGATGGATAGAAACTTGTGGAAAAGGACAGGtactagggctgtgatggcgaacctatgacatgcatgccagaagtggcactcaGTGCCGTCTCTGTGGGCATGtaagccatcgccccagttcagctttgccatgcatgcgcactggcctcCCACCAGCCATCTAGCCTTCGggtctgtgcatgcatgggggcagtgTGTGTGCAGGGgggctgcacacacatgcacagggaggCAGTATGCATGTGGGAGGTGAGGTGCAGGTGTGAGGCCATGctggcattgcattttgggaggtTGGGTGAATGTGTACGCATTCGCGCGAGCACTTTAggcacttggtctggaaaaggtCACTGCACTGCACTAGGGTAACTGTGTATCAAGCCCCGTAGGGCTTTACAGGTGATAAGCAGCTGGAATTACACCCAGAAACACACCATCAGGTAGTGCAGCTTATGAGTAGTGGTGCTACACGTGCCATGAGGTTGGCACCATTTATTACTCTTGCAGCCACATTCTCACCAGTTGAAGTTTCTGCATGCTCTACAAGGACAGCCTTTCTGTTGACTGAGAAAAGATAGAGCACAATAACAATGATCAAATGACTGGTCAATAAAAGAAGTGATCAAATGATGAAAAGTAAGTCCTCTCTGGAAACTGACTCTCTAAATACTTGGAAAATAAGGAAATATTCTGTGTTTACCTCCTTGACTTTCAGACAGACACAGATCATCCATATGTTGctcctctggggaaaaaaataatagtaaatatgaaacattattttcttaaatccttaaagctttcaagtaaTTCATATCTTTAGTAAAGTTAATTAACAttgatttttaattgttttcttttaggTTTTAGGACTTGTGTGGAGAATAGATCGTGTTTTACataatatttatgcagaaatattgaaaattcagaaACACTCACAAGCTTTTAAGCACCCACTTTAGTTATTAAAGATAACTGACATGTCTATTTTTTGCTGGCCAACACTAATAAAATTGTCATTTATTTATATGGGGTCAGCATGCacaaattaatttattactttattttgagaACAAAAGCCCCAGTGtatttgttttttgcttgttttgtgaATTCAGGCACACTTGTAAGCAATAATTATACGGTTCAGCATGGCATGCTAAAGTAGCCAACTCTGCTTTATTTAATAAACAATCATTAAGTCAGAATTAATCCAATTTATGAATAATTGCcatattataatttaatgtatttttacaCTTAAATATTTCCCTCCCCCTTTGATAAATACCAGAGATTTGTAGATAGGTAGTGTTCCATATTCTTGAGTTTTTATTTTGTGCAACCGAGCAAATGACAATATTCCATGATTCAAATTCTTTGCTGGGTATGGAAATTTGTGCGATTGTGCTGAAAGAGCCATCCTCTTCCTTCAAAATGCCATAAGTATAAGAGTCCAACATACTCCCATTTCCATTGGAAAACCAAATGACTCCCAGTGAGTTCTCTGATAAATCATTCACCAAACATACAAACAGGGTCTTTCTTTCACCATTTATTTCCAGATAGAGTGGTGGTGTCAGAGTTGAAAATAGACCTAAGGAATGGTGACCTGTTATCCAAAGAAATGGTTTATTATAAAGATGCATGCACAAAATTAGTTTAGAAGACTATTTTCTCCTAGGGAAATAATAGTGCATTATTAAGATTGTTATTGTTTTGGAGGTTCCCTGGgatttatctttttttccatAAAAATATAGTTCCTTTCCCTCTCATACTATCACTTTTCTTCATTCCCTTAATTTTTACAGGTCTTCCAAGACCATTGCCTTATTTATGAAATTCACCTATGTTTTTCCAatggttccccccctttttttccaaagaaGTTCTGAAAATTTTACTCACATATCAGAAGCTGGAGAACTGCAATGACCAAGAGATGCCCAAATGGCCTCCAGGCCAAGTTCATTTGGAAAGCCCATAGCATCATTTCAAGGAACAAGGATGCTTCTGAAAATGTGTGTTTGTAAGTGACAAAACTCAACTGAAGTTCTTTCTGACCACCGTTTTCCTTTCCCATTGGTAACAGCTGCACAGCTGCTTGGCAAAAACCTCAAGGTTTTTGCTTATGTCACTCTCCTTTTTAATCTTTTCAAAATGGCTTGTCTCTTTGCATTGCCATTGCCACAAACAGATTTTACACTCGTATTAAAAAGCAATTGTATCTGAAGCATGAACACCTGTACATGTACACATTTATTTATCGGTTCTAACTATCTCAAACTGTTCCTGGACAGCATATATATTGACTGTTAATgtaccatcaagtcattttttatTCTTAGTGACTACACAGATGGACTTTCTCCATGACGATTTGCCCCTAACCTGGTCTTCCTCTCAGAATGCATTTGAAATCACTTCCTCCCTGATGCATTTGACATCACTGTAATTCCATCCATCCAGCTGGCTGCTAGttgtcctttctttcctcctttcctagcATTAGAATCTTTTCTAGTGAGTTGGATATCTGCATAATATAtccaaaataggataatttgaacctggtcaCTTGTGCCTCATGTGAGAACTTGGGGTTGATTTATTCAGTGAtctattgatttgttttcttggctgtccacgtgttctcaggaatcttctccaacaccaaaattcaaaagcatcaatacttttCAATAAATACCTACCtcgcttcttcaaagtccaaataCCTACTATATACTTACACAACacacttacatttttttaaagacaaagtgtAATTAGCATTTCTCTCATCTATTTGGAGGAATAAGGAAGACAACTGGAACAGGTTTTGTAACTCTTGAACTAACAAACTTTCTTGAATCAGACTCAATGTCTTTAGTTTGAAGGAACATTGTCTTGAAATAGGCAATTATTGGAGAGAGTCATAAATACAGGGAATTCTAAAAAGTGACCAGATTTGTTAATGGTAATTTCTTAGGTAATTCTGTCCTTGTTCAATCCATTTTCAACAATGGCTGTCTATTTACTGGCTGTCAAGGCATTTAATAGTGTAGTCTATAGtccattaatattaataattagtattaataataataattagtattAATCTTTGAAATGCTACAATATTCTTGGTGGCTTTTCCAAACAAGTAATTCAGCtaaaagtcaagtcaagtcagCTCTGCTACTCATGACTTAAtgagttatttattcattttatacagCTGTGCACTCCATGTTTGTGGCTCTGGGATACTTTGAATTAAaacataaagagaaaaaaaaattataaagcaaACACAAACAATCAAAAATGTACTGTAGTTTAGAGATAACCGATGTGAGCTATACAAAAAAATCAGAACCATCTTGGCAAATATGAAAATAGTTTTCCACTGCTgtcttttgggatttttttttcttcaatttttaaagACCTGCCACTTTCATAGTATTTCTTGCTTTCTCATCCACGTTCTAACCAGGACCCATCCCGCTTGCCTTTTTACACCAGACTACCTCTCTGGAAATTCATATGAAGTGTAAATTAGCGTTCAACTCCgcgtttttcaaacttgacaacttttaaaatgtgtggacttcaacccctaatgctggctggggaattctgggaattgaagtccatacttcttagaattgccaagtttgaaaagcactTGAGTTAAACTTTGTAAGATTTTTATCTATGCAGTTGGCACATTAGGTTACAATGGCAACCCAAATTGCTCAGCTCAACATTTAACAAAAACTGAATTAGGTCATactctgtgtatgctctaatGATCCTTCAGGGACCCTTTCAATTTATGAATATCAGACCTGGGCTGCCAAAAATCcgggtccccccccccagtcatttAGTATATCTTTCAAAGGTTAGCCAAATACGCTTCGATTTTTGCTTAGGCCACAGGAAATAAAGCCTTATTTCTCGTTAACGAAAGTGGCCCAGTTGCAAGTTGTGATATTTCCCCGCTAATAAATCGATCTTGGTACGGCCTGTCCTCATTCCCGACACCCGGCCGCCTTAATTGTAACTTCCGGGAAACCAGAAGGATTCCGTAAAGCGGGCGGGATTTCGCTTTGGGGAAAAATGGTTTGCCGTTGAAGGTCCTTTTTCACGGAGCCTCCTTCTGAAATGGGtaaggcgggggggggagcgTTGCTTCTGGACAGACTGGACGGGAAAAATCTGGCCGACGCGTGGATCTTTGGGGCAACAGGGCGGCTTCTCTGGTTCTTTGAAGTTGCCGGGTTTTTAGGAAGCCCTGCGGGGCTCTGCTTTGCAGTAAACACGCTATTCACGACACGGGGGTTGGGGGCGGGGAGAAGCGGTCCCTGAAGGAAATGGTACCCAGCATGTTCAGCCTGAAAGTCCAGGTTTCTGTCGTTCTTTGGAAGCACCAAACAAAAGCGATCGCGATGAGGGTGGCGGGCCGAGTCCTCCGCTCCGTTTCCCACGAATTACGGGGAAATCCGCCCAGGATTgctaatgtattgtattgtatgagaCCCTCCAAATGAAGGAGTGATCCACTCCAGCGCCCGGGGCTACTTGGGAATAAGCCTTTTCACAGGCGGCTGGCTGTTCATTCTCAGCGTTgaggattgggggaggggggtgacaGGTGCGGGCAAAGGTGATTTTCCCATCTCTCTCCCCGTTTTTAGGGACGTGCCTGAGGTTTCCTCCTTTCCACTAATGACCGGATGATCAGCGTTGTTTATTAGCTTTCCGAAGAATGGAATCTGCTGTAGCGGAGACCGCAAGTGGATTTCCCCGGGCAGGAAGTGATAGCAAGGAAGACAGACAGAATAACCCTGCCGAGCCACCTCCTGCTCCAGATACCTCCGTGTCGTTTTCAGAAATCCTTCACCTGTTCCAGAGTGGACAGGACATCCCTGGGCTCCAGAAGCTAAATATCTCTGCCACGAATGGGAGTCCAACACCATCTCAGATGACTCAGAAACCAAAGCCTTGGGAGAGAAAAGCATGACAAAGTTGTGGAGTTGGAAACTTGAATGGGAGATTTAGCGCTCTGTTGGATAAGAAATAAATATGTAATATAAACTCTTGGCCTTTCAGGTTTCTAAAATGATTGAGTGtactgttaaaaataaaagtttgtttCCATGAAAGCCAATATACAAAGATGATTTCTATGTTgtgatatattcatattttcatgtGTTTCTTTCACATTCTTTTGCTAGATATAGGTGAGACAAGGAACCTAAAAGTCTCCAGTCTTAACTTGGCTCAAATTTCTCGCTTAATTGTAATGTGGTTTCTTTAGTTAGGACTTAGTGTGATGTGTGAAGTGAAATGAATCACTTATTTCACAGACCATGGcttataaaaataattgaaatacatataattaaatataactgCAAATATTTGGGTTTAGTTTGGTTTCAAAATAGAAGACATTGATAGCAACAATAGAGGATGTTTGATCTGCCAGATGGAGCCCAACCAATATTCCCACCATTTTGAACATATTTGACTGGGGCCAAAAGAAAAAATTAAGAGTACAGCAGCCAGTAGATTTCCTTCACTGGTTAAATAAATGTTCACAGGGGAGGCAAATGTTATAAACATAAAGACTCTGGATTGTGAGATTGCAgggtgtatgagtgtgtgtgtttaattttaaaaatataatgtaataaacattttgaaagaaaaacaaatgaaaaagtgcGAAGTAATAAGTAGAAAAAAGTTATATAGAAGCAACTTCTGGTCTTAACGATAATTATAAgtatgtttatattttactctatgGTTGTAacataaattatttttcaaagtcTATTCTTTCTAAACCTATAAAtccaaagttcatttttttctttttttcagcaaaaagtccatagcAGGTTTCCAGTACTAATAAATGTAGATACTGTCCTTGTGGTCAAGTTTGCCATCTCAGCTAATTTTGTCATCTTCAGCTCTGTTATGGGTATTTCAAAATTAATTATTGTGCATATAATAAACTTGCAGCAGTTATACATAACAATCTTGCTCAGTTTCTTGAAGTTGCCAATCAGTTATGAGTTGTTGCTTGCCTGGTTTCAAGTGACACGGGGAAATGAAAAAGATTTTTcattgtgtcccaaaggtgctttttcaagaggcaattggactttgttgtttttttaaagacgtttcacttcacatctaagaagcttcttcagctctgagaaaaaaaaagaaaaaccaaaagtccaaatacctcttgaaaaaagcacccttgggacaaccatgacctgcatgactgagaatctccataggcatttttCATTGTGGTTTATTAATCCATGATTTATTAAAGGAGTATTGGGACAATATCTTTAAGGGAGAAAATGAAGATATAAGTATGTGGAAACATCACAATCAAGCCTCTTTATAGACAATTCACCTTTCCCAATGGAGTATCTTTCCAATGTAGTGAGTTATAGCTCCCCAATTCACTAGATAGCACCAATTTGGAGGATGGCTAATATTTACACTGATTCCTTGGTGCTGTACTGATTTGAAACTCATGGAATTTGgaactcaatgcattttgacatgaacattttgtcccagtactcattaTTTGTTTGATACTCAACACACACGCTAGAACATGTcagtgttggctgccttgtgactcactacattattccttgtgGGGGGAAAAATTGTGCTACTCcttgtttttggtactcattgcacctggaagcaattAACAATGTGTATCAGGTATCATTTTACTTACAACTGATTTTTTTCAAATACTTGTCTACAAAGCTTTTTAAACAGAAGTGTCAGCTTAAATTGAAAATTAGCAAGGAGTGAAGAATTTAAAAAACCCTGAAACAATGTCTAGCTGCTAACATCTTTTAAGCCACAAAATCAGCCTCTGCTTGTTTGAAGCAAACGTGCACCTGAATATTTGTGCTCTGCAGTTTAACCAAAAGTCATGTGTCACAACTTGTGGAAGTGCACCTGCTGTTGATGCTGTATTACTAAGTGGCTACATGTAAAATGCTGATAGTTGGCAAGGCAGCTTTTTATTTCTCtaaatctgtttttctctgttgATGCCTATTATCGTTTGGAGAGGTTATGAATGAGATACAAAGTTGATCCTCTTTATAAAGCATAGTTAGTTGTACTAAATCATGGTTGTCTGATTATGAGTAACCTGTAACTGGACAGATTTGCAGAAAATGCTTGGCAACAAATCATAGTTTCTTAATACTCTGGCTTTAAATATGATGCATTAAGCTATTTGGCTTTGGGTTAGTGGGCTACGTGAACCCATCCTAAATTTTG
Encoded proteins:
- the PTCRA gene encoding pre T-cell antigen receptor alpha isoform X1: MHLYNKPFLWITGHHSLGLFSTLTPPLYLEINGERKTLFVCLVNDLSENSLGVIWFSNGNGSMLDSYTYGILKEEDGSFSTIAQISIPSKEFESWNIVICSVAQNKNSRIWNTTYLQISEEQHMDDLCLSESQGVVEEQMLSTEILHNRTQELHILAIRTLLFKILMFNVLMTCCILYKR
- the PTCRA gene encoding pre T-cell antigen receptor alpha isoform X2, which codes for MHLYNKPFLWITGHHSLGLFSTLTPPLYLEINGERKTLFVCLVNDLSENSLGVIWFSNGNGSMLDSYTYGILKEEDGSFSTIAQISIPSKEFESWNIVICSVAQNKNSRIWNTTYLQISEEQHMDDLCLSESQGVEEQMLSTEILHNRTQELHILAIRTLLFKILMFNVLMTCCILYKR